One region of Methanobacterium congolense genomic DNA includes:
- a CDS encoding DUF3800 domain-containing protein, with protein MDESGDLGPKGSKYFVIAALAVEDPKKLDRIIKNMRRNKFKKELKGSHEIKANSSSTAVKEYMIKKLNKVPNATIYCIIFNKEHYLSNSKNYMDKNELYDCVAGALAREITLRDNTIIRIDKSKGKQFLRKRFDSYFKKNLNTNNRKVEIYHSESHAWSGLQFADIIAGSYFQKFEHDDGICVDLLDIKCNLHELKRK; from the coding sequence TTGGATGAATCGGGAGATCTTGGACCAAAAGGATCAAAGTACTTTGTAATAGCTGCTTTGGCAGTTGAAGATCCAAAAAAGCTAGATCGTATTATCAAAAACATGAGAAGGAACAAATTCAAAAAAGAACTAAAAGGATCTCATGAAATCAAAGCTAACAGTTCTTCTACGGCAGTAAAAGAATATATGATTAAAAAATTAAATAAGGTCCCTAATGCCACTATTTATTGTATTATTTTTAATAAAGAACATTATTTAAGCAATTCTAAAAATTACATGGATAAAAATGAACTTTATGATTGTGTTGCAGGGGCTTTAGCAAGGGAAATTACTCTTAGAGACAATACAATTATCAGAATAGATAAATCAAAGGGAAAACAATTTTTAAGGAAACGATTTGATTCCTATTTTAAAAAGAATTTGAATACAAATAACAGGAAAGTTGAAATTTATCACAGTGAATCGCATGCTTGGTCTGGACTTCAATTCGCAGATATAATTGCAGGATCTTATTTTCAAAAATTTGAGCATGATGATGGTATCTGTGTAGATTTATTAGATATAAAATGTAATTTACATGAATTAAAGAGAAAATAA